CCCTGAAGAGGAGCTGCCTCCAACAGCAGAAGCATCCACATTTGGAGCTGCGGGCCATTCTGTGGGCAAGGAAGGCAGGCGTTCGACAAAGTGGTAAAATCGCCATTTAATGTGCCTACAACCTAAATTGAAATATCTGGTAtgagtcccagttcctccacttctgatccagtctcctgggaggcagcaggtgatggctcaagaacttgggtccctaccaccctcATGGGAGTCCCAGTTTGGGTTCCAGGCCCCTGccatcagcctgacccaaccgAAGTGACACTGCAAAGGGAAGATCTCTTCCTTTACccctctgccttttagataaaatgaaaataaatttaaatatttttacaaagtgGTAAAGACATCTAGGGGTCAACtgaacatttcctttttaaaaagatttatttgtttttattggaaaggaagatatacaaagagatagatcttccgtctgctactTTATTCCCTGAGCGgccgcagtagctggagctgagccaatccaatgccaggagccaggagcttcttctgggtctcccatgcaggtgcaggatcccaaggctttggggcgtcctcgactgctttcccaggccacaagcagggagctggatgggaagtggagcagttgggatacatccatatgggatcttggtggaaacaaggtgaggatttagccagcaggctatcacgccaggtccctactgcattttttttttttttttacagtttccaCTAAGATTGActtattctattggaaagtcagatttacacagacaaggagagaaagagagatttttctgtccattgattcactccccaagtgaccccaacagctagaactgagctgatctgaagccaggagcccggagctgcttctgagtctcccatgtgggttcagggtcccaaggctttgggcagtcttttactgctttcccaggtcacaggcagagagctggatgggaagtggaacagctgggggattagaaccggcacctacgTGGGATCCtagacacatgcaaggcaaggacttttagccactagactactgtgcctggcccccaatttctttttctttttctctttttttaaactttgactGCCATCTGTTAGTTCATGCTCTGAATGCCTGAAGTAACCACACCTGgtctaagctgaagccaggagctcaacccaGTTTTCCCATGAGAATGGCAGGAACCCTATTATTTCAGACATCATTGCTACCTTAGAGCCGGCCTTAgaaagaagttggaatcagaagtcaGAACCCGTCTCCTTGCAGCACGAGAGCAGAGCAGGAGCTACGGCCATGGCTGGACAAGCACTGAGGAAGTGTCTTCCTCTCTTTGACCAGGTGTTGGTTGAAAGGAGTGCTGCGGAAACCGTCACCAAAGAAGGCACATGCTCCCAGAAAAATCTCAAGGAAAAGTGTTGCAGGCAACAATAATGGCTGTGGGATCAGGCTCTAAAGAGAGTAACCAGTTAGTGTGAAAGCAAGAGATAAAGCTCTTCTTTCAAAATATGGAGGCACCAAAGTGCTTCTAAATGACAAGAATTGTTTTCTATTTAGAGATGGTAACATTCTTGGAAATTATGTAGACTGAATTCTGTTGAAACGGCATCACATGAAGCTGCCCAGTCTATTGAAGTTCTAAATTCTTTCATCATGTAAATAATTGCCATGTCTCTTTTATAATAAACTGATGCTGTCTAAAATAATGATACCTGTTTGTCTCTAAACTTTAGTTTCATTGTTCCCCAGTATAAACATgtccaaataaaatatataaacaaaagagGTCAAAGCTGCGAATTAAACAAAGGTATAATAATATGCtgcattttccttatttttattagaaatgcagatttccagggagaaggagagacagaaagatcttccatcctctggtttactccccaagtggccacaacagccagatctgtgctgatccgaagtgagcagcctggagcttcttccaggtctctctcatgggtgcagggtcccaacgctttgggccatttgcctaggccataagcagggtcttggaagggaagtggagcagccaggacacaaactggtacccatatagaatCTCAGCttaaagatggaggattagtcagctgAAGCATCACGGCACTGCCCACCTTCCATCAAaatatgttgtttttaaaaagttatttatgtatgtatttgaaaagcagagtgtgggagagagaatgaggagaaagatcttttatctgctgattgacCCTCCAaatcaaatggctgtaactgcaGATCTGGACCCAGGCTGTTTTCATATCCACCTGGTGGCAAAAATCCAACCTCTTAGGTCATCttctctgctctcttcccaggTGTAATAGAAGGAATATGGATCACAAGTGGGGCTTTAACTTGCTATGAACCAAGACCAACACCATAACTACAAAGCTAAATGCCCAGACACTCAgttttgtttctcaatttttatttatttttctttaacaacttagagatgtattttttaaaattttatctgaaaggcaaaaagacaaacacaccaatagatctaccatctgctagttcactccctaagtgcctatAACACCTGAGATGGGCCCAGGCCGAAAGCAGAAACTCAGCATTGCGTCTAGTTCTCCCCACGTGAACTGCAAGGGCACAACTCCCTGGGCTGTGAGCTGCTGCCATTTAGTGcccattagcaggacactggagccAGGATGAGCAGGGCACTCCTCTGCAGGATGTGGACATTCTGAGCTACATCTTAACCAGTACCACAAGCACCTGCCCCAGACTTCTCAAAAGCTGATACCAGCACTGAGATGATTCTAGATTCATAAGCATATGTAAGACATCAGAGAGATCCCATCTCTGCTCTGTCCAGTTTTTCCAAATGGTAACTTTTTATGAAGATGTAGTATCACAAGCAACACATTGACACTTAAGCCACATGTCAGCTTGATTCAGTTGTCCTCAGTTTTATTCTTACtgttgtttgtgtgtgagagagggagagagttgaGATCTAGAAAATGTTTTCAGCTGTGTAAGTCTGGTCATCACCACAGTTTAAATACTGTCCAATATTACAAGAAGCCCTGTATTGTCTTTTTATTACCATACCCATTTGCCTCCCACTCATTCACCATTCCCCTATTCCTAACCACCgatatttcttccatttttaaaaatgtaccacTGTGGTacggcacattagcctagtggctaaagtccttgccttgcatatgccaggatcccataagggtgccagttctaatcctggcgatcccgcttcccatccagctccctgcttgtggcctgggaaagcagttgaggatgggccaaagtcttgggaccctgcacccatgtgggagacccagaggaggctcctggctcctggctcctggcttcagattggcacagctccggccactgtggtcacttgcggaatgaatcaatagatgcaagatctttcctctctgtctctcttcctcccagtatatctgcctttgcaataaaaaataaaataaatatttaaaaaaaaaaagtgtaacctttaaaaaaattattttgtaccagtaagggcccagcaccatagcctagtggttaaaagtcatcaccttgcatctgccgggatcccatgtgggcaccaggtcatatcccagctgttccacttcccatccagccccctgcttatagtctggcaaagcagaaagaggaaacccaaagcctcaggagcctgcacccactttggagatcctgaagaaggtcctgactcctggcttcagatcagctcagctctagccatagcagatacttggggagtgaaccagaggacagaagatctttctttccctcctctaaataaatctgactttccaataaaaataaataaacattttttaaaagtgtgctaCTGAAAAAATATGATACTATAGTATGAAATCTTTGGAAATTGGCTTTTTTGCTCAGTATAATTAAACCCAAGTTGTACATATAAATGGATTATTTCTTTTCCTGACTGAGTGGTAGTCCATGGCACATGTGTACCAGTTTGTTGAACCATTCTACTAGTAAAGATTTGGACCAATTTTGGTGTTTGGTTCTTACAAACTTCTCTGATAGGAATGTTTGTGAACAGATTTGGGTAGTTTATTCTCTGGGTAAATGCTTAGGAGTATGATTTTTTGGGGGTTCTATGgcacattttttgtttgtgtgtttgttttgcttttaaacttCCAAATTGTTTTCCAGCATGACTGGATCATATGCCATCCCCACGAGCAATGCATGAATGATCTAGTTGCCCTGTATTCCTGCTGACATTTGCTTTTatccctatttttaattttagccatTCAGATAAATATGCGGTGACATATCGTGTGGCTTAAATTTGCATCTTCCTAATGTTGACTGATATTGAACATCTTTCTGTGTATTATTTCCCATCCACATAGCCTTTTAGGTGAAAGGTCTTCACATTGTttgcctaatttttttaaaagactgattttatttttactggaaactcagatatacagaggaggagtcagaaagatcttccatctgttgattcactctccaaacagccgcaatggccagagctatgccaatctgaagccaggagcttggagcctcctctgggtctcccaggcaggtgcagggtcccaaggctttgggccatccttgactgctttcccaagccacaagcagggagctggatttgacatggggccactagcataagaactggcacccatgtggaatcctggcgcatgtaagacgaggactttagccactaggctacagcaccagaccCTGTTTGCCTACTTTCTAATTAAATTGTTagaattctttatatattctaaaTACTAATTCTTTGTTGGATATATAATTCATAGATATTTTCTGCAAATCTGTAGCTTTTCATACTCTTTATAAATGTTTacacagactttttaaaatgacattgagGTTTATTTATATCTCTTGCTTTGGTGGCTCTGttcaaaattcttaaaaattgtttttccaaAAGCTTTTGATCCCCGTGGTATACATGGAGTTCATGTTCCAATGGGAGTTGTCAATCCATAAGCAATATCAGAATACAAAATCAAACAGTATATTCAGCAATGAAAAACGCAGACTGCTGACATATAGGCAAGGAAAGCctctaaagaaaaagaagagagggaatTATCTGTGTGTCCAGGAGGAATGGTGGTGGAAGGGCGTGAGTTGGCAGTACCTGACATATCTGAGGATCCATGAGGCCCTGTGGCTGGTGATACCGGAAGGACCCAAAGCATGTGGGTCTCATGGACCAATGTGATGATTCTGACCATTAAAAACATGATCTATTGTGTATTTTTGGCAATTAAAGTGTTATTTGACTTACCAAAGGAATTATACTGGCTGCTAAGAGGACAATAGATTGGGGAGGCAAGCTTGGAAGTAAGGACACTAGGCAGGAATCACCTGCAATGATTTACCTTGGCCTGGAACCAAGGACGCAGAAGGCAGGCTGAGGAGTGGTCTGATCCTGGTCCCATCCTTTTGATGGGAGTTTCTGGCACATTAGGTGTGGGATAGGAGAGAAGAGCATCATGGGGATACTGAGGTGTCTGACAGGACCTAGCTGCAGGGTCtgagttgggggaggggtgttGCTGTGGGTAGACGGCATGAGGATGATTCAGAGCTCAGACGTGTCTGGAGATGACGTCCCGTTAAGTACTTACGTGGAGACCTCAAGTAGGAGCTTGACTCATGAGTCTGGAGCTCAGGAAGGAATTTGAGCGAAGGACAGACATTTTAGTTTCCAGATGTCTttcagggccaggagcctgggtgtgTTGACAGGGCATGTGCATAGAGGGGAAGAGGCCTGGAGCCTTGTTGCAGGCAATCTAAATTTAAAGGGCTCAGTGTGAAGCCTACACCACTGGCCCTTTGATGACAAGATACCTGGGTAGATGCCTCTGCTCCCTTCCTGACCATTAGCTCCAGAGGCTTCTGTTTGAGGGCAAGTTCCAGGATAAGCCATCCCAGGAGAGATGTGTGACTTTAAGTCGCCTCTGTCCTTTGAGTGTTGATAGTTTAGTGGTTCCTGTGTGGCGGAGGCTCCTGGCCGTTTCCCTCCGGTATGGGCCCTGAGACAGTACCCGGAGGATATCACTGTCCCCATGCATCTTGTTTGTCACTGTTTTTCAAGGAGCCGGTACAGCAGCATTTCTTCTCCAAGCACGACAACCGCACATCCTTCGACAAAGTGAGTGTTGGAAAGAATGAAAGCAGCCAGTCCCCCTAGTCTAGGTGGAGGACAGAGAAGGTGGCAGAACAGCTAAGACCTTGATGGAGGTGGGGTTGAGGGGCGGAGGATGGCTGCTTCTACAGGCAGAGGAGTACCATTCTCCCTCATTGCCATTCTCCTCACATTCCCTACATGGATGCCCTCTGTCAAAGCAGAGCAGGTACATGTAACTGGGTAGGGCTGGGGGAGGCGTCACTGACTCTCCAGATTTCCAAGTTGAACTGGATGGCATCTCTAAGAAAGCAAACAAAGGAGGCCAGGCCTCATGAGGTAGACAGGTTTAGTTTGGGGCCCAAGTGGGTGTCTGGTGCCAAGACTGTGGGCCAAGGGCCCGTACCGTTGAGAAGGGTCCTTACTGCCTGCTGCAGGGTATCGGAAGACAGAAGGACCTGCAGCGTCTATGGCAGCGGCACACCTTCCTGCGCTGGGCTCCCTGTGAGCTGGAGTTGAGCAGGCAGCGGCCTCTGGAATCCTCCTACCAGTCTGATTTCCGGACAACCCCTGAACCCTGCAAGCAACCCCAGCGCCTCGTCCACTTTGTGCAGGTCCGTCCCCCACACGTCAGTACCACCTACCAACAGAACTTCTGTCAGCCATCTCAGGGTGGCCACTGTGGCAGCCCCAAAGTAGGGACTCAGGCTTCGGTGACAGACACTCTACCTGACCTCCCGGGGGTGCCAAGACGCAGGCTGCTGCAGCACTACATCCACGCAGGGGTCTCAGAATGTTTGGACTGGTCCCGTACATTAAAGGACTACTAACCCAGGATTCTCCTTGGACTCACAGATCCTGAAGGTCAGGGGTGCAGAGCCAGATCCCACAGATGCGCACTATGGCATCCGTATGCTGTGTTGAAGAGGCACTGCCCTTGAAGCTGGCCACTAAATTAGAGGATAAGGCCTGCAGGAGGCCACAAGTCCAGAGGGTTGCTATGAACACAAGATATGGGGtcccagggacccaaatacttgtggCAAACCTGGCTGTGAACCCTTGGTACTCACGGTAGCTGCAAGCAAAGCAGAGCCAAACGGCAAAGGGCAGCAAAGGCTGGAGGGCAAGGGCAAGGGTTGGCAGCTGCTATCCTTAAGTAgccacctggccctgcccaagGGATGGTTGCTCCACAGCTGCGACAGAGGGACACTGCCCTGGTCCAGTGGCAGCCCTGGACCATGTGTGTCTGTATAGGGGTAGGGAAGAAGGGTGAGGAGACGCTGTGTAACTTGGACCTACATGTCATTATATCCCTTGCTgcagtttcccttttttttttttttttaaagataatttattttaaaagcagagtagtggtggggagaggagaggcacagaatcttccatccactggttcactcaccaaatgccaaaACCTctctctccgggtctcccatgggggtggtagGGATCAAGCAAGCACTGAAGCCATCTagtgttgccttcccaggtgcaccagccagAAGccggaccagaagcagagcagggatcGTACCTGGGCTTACACACACTGCAGGGCCTTTGCTGTCTGAGCTCTTCTTCTATCATCCTAATGGTGCCCCTAACATCCAGCACAATAGAAGGGAGCAGTTACTCTGGGTCACCAAAGCTAAGACACCAGAGACCAGAATCAAGAAGCATCCCCCCCAGACCCTCGTTCCTGCCAGAGTTGAGGCTCCCAGAGAGGTAAGGGGGCAGAGGCTGATGGGTCAGCTTGGGTGTCTACACCAAGAGTCACacagcagagtggagcaggaCTTTTACTTACACATCCAAACCCCCTTGGTCCTCACAACAGCCCTGTGAGGTAGGTAGGGCAGGAAGATTTCACGGCTCCCCATTTACACATGAGGATGCTGAGGCACCAAGAGGTGAAATGACTCGCCCAATAGTGTCAAGGGCCCCCAACCATTATTCGCTCAGCCCTCTGCTGgtcccccccaccccagtctcCTCTATTCCCGCTGTGTCCTTCTCTTCTCTGGACACTCCTGGGTCTACAAGCACCCTCATGGCAGGCTGGCAGCTGGACAGGCCAGATCATCTCCCAGACAGGCACTGACCtcacagggccccaggctggctctcccttccctgcttcccaGTTGGACAAAGGACCTACTAGGTTCTAGGGCAaggactgagctaggcatggCCCATGAGTGAATGGTAGTGAAGGTAGGTTGTGAGTACGCATGTGTCCTATATGAAAGACAAAGGCTACCTGAACCCAAGTCCCCCAAGGCCACATTTCAAGTGCCTACTGGCCCACACCTCTCTAGCCAACAGAGCCACAGGGAGCTCCCTTGGCCACCAAAGGAACTGCAGGCACCTGCCATAGGCACCTGTCCCCCAGCACCCCAGTGGCTCCCCTGGATGGCTCTCACCAGGCCTTTAGACTCCATCCCACAGACACAGTGCCTCCACGGCTTGGCTGGGGCCCTGGGCCACACCCCCGATGACAAACAGCCGGGGCCCAGCCCGCAGGCTAGAGCAGGAGCAGCGGGCTGTGGGCATGGCAGGCAGTGCCTCCCAGCGTCGCCGTGCAAGACTGAAGCTCTCCACAGAGCCCAGGGGGCATGGTTGGTTTCCtgtaagaaaaagagacagaaagttgTAAGGAGCTCCGGCTCCCAGGGACCCAGAGAATGGCCTGGGAGGTGTGACCACAGACTGAGCTAGCAGATTAGCTGATGTTTCTATGTGTTCACTTAGCCCTGCATTCAGGGGTCTGTTGGGGAACTCCAGCCGGGCCAGGCCaacaccccacccccaaccaccTACTTACCCAggcccccaatggccacaatgtgGCCCCCGAGGCTGCCAACCACAAAGTCGGCCCTCTTGTCTCTCATGCGAAAGCTGCGGGGCAGCTTGGTCCAGGACCCTGCAGGAGAAAGGAAATCAGATACAGCCACACACCATGCCCCTTCACCACAGGAACAGAAGACCCAGCCACTGCTCACCGTGCTCCAGGTCAAACATCTCCACAGTGTTGACAAAGTGGGGACGGGAGTAGAAATTATGGGGTCCAGGCTGTTGTAGGCCACCTAGGCTAAAGACATTGCCCTCGGCCATGGCGGAGCCAGCAAAGGCCCGGCGGCTGGGCAAGCTTGGGTGCCGGGTCCACGTGTGGGTCTCCAGGTCAAACGATTCAAAAGCTGTCACCGGAAGCTTGCCCTGGCGGCCCCCTGGCGATAGAATTGGGGTACCTGAAAGGGTGTCTCAGGGGCTGGGTGGCCCCTCAGCCCCATGAGGTTGTTTATCTGCCTGCTTTGGCTTCCTATACCTTGCTGTGTGCACTCGTGTGCAGGGACCCTCTACCCCACAGGCATTGTCATTGGGCTTTCCAGCCCCCAGAACACACCTAGATCTCTCAGGACGCTCCCCAAGTCCTGTCATCCCAAACCAAGCCTGGTCCCTAACCCAGCCAACCCATGGGTGTGCGGACCTCGgggctgctggctgggctgctctcCTACACCCTCCAATCCCTTACCCAGGACGTAGATCTTGTTCCCGTGGAGGAAGGTGGAGGCTCCGTAGCAGGGTGTGGGCATGGAGGGTAAGGAAAGCCAGCAGTCCCTGCGTGGCTCATATACCCGTACCTGGGCCTGGGGGGCTGTGTCAGGACCCATCCCCCCCAGGGCATATACCAGACCATctgtacagaaaaagagagagagaaaaaaaaaaagtagattaaATCGCAGTCTGGCCCAAGCCCTCCATTCTGGCCTGAGAGGCAGACATCCATATGTCTGCTGGTCTGGAGTGAGGGGCTGGGCTAGCTGCGACTCCCTCCTCTGGCCAGGGCCCCTCAGAGTGAAGAGCAGCAGGCAGCTGATCTAATTATAATCCTTCTCCGTCTCCCTGGAGATGCTATGGCAACCAAGTCTGGCATCCAAGCACGGCTGACCTGGACCTGTGGTCAGACCTAGAGGCcacaggtggtggtggggaggaaggTGGGGGGACTGCTGAGGAGGAAGAGGCTGGGCTAGGGGAATGGCTTCCACCAGGGCTGAGGAGCCTAGGAGGATCTGCTCAGCATGGAGCTCAGTCTAGGGAGGGGGCCTTGGGATCAGCTGGCAGTGGCACCGGGACATGAGTGTGCAGGGCTGAGGCACTGGCCACAAACCTTCCGGCCCAGAACTCCTCCCAGCGTCCCTCCACCACACCCTTTCACCAGAGTAGGTTTAGCCTTCTGTCAGACCCTCCAGGTCAGCTAGGGGCATGTCtgggggtttggggtgaagcACCAGTCAGCCAGTGGCTTCCATGACAACCACTCCCCAGTCACAGGCCTTTGTCCACATCAATCAGGATTCCTAGTGTGCAtgagcacacgtgtgtgtgtgtgtgtgtgtgtgtgtgtgtgtgtaggtggttGGGGGGAGTCTATGTACTTTCTAGGCTCTAAGCCATGGccaactcccctccccccttccaGACTATTTATTTATAGCTATGCAAGTCACTAGGCCACCCCCATCAGTTAGAAATGAGGAATGGGCTGGGAGTCAGCTGGGCTTCCTATCATCCTGGGGCCACCCTGAGCTCTGTCGCCCATCTCACTGCCAGAAAGAAGTCTGCTGCAAATCCAGGGCAGATCGGAGGGGACGCAGGAGGCAAGTTAACAGCTTGGGCACCCAGGCAAAAGCAACCTTTTCTCATCCAACCTCTGGGAGTGAGAGGGAACACAGGGTGTCAGGGCACCTGACAGACCGTGAGAGGCCACTCACCTCTCTCGACAGTCGCAACCCCCATGGCTGCTTGAGGGAGGGTGGCCCGACGCTCCCAGCGGCCCTCATCCACCAGGTAAGCCTCCACAGCAGCCACTGGGCTCTGGACTTC
This Ochotona princeps isolate mOchPri1 chromosome 21, mOchPri1.hap1, whole genome shotgun sequence DNA region includes the following protein-coding sequences:
- the KLHDC8B gene encoding kelch domain-containing protein 8B, with product MAAGGGRAFTWQVFPPMPTCRVYGTVAHQDGHLLVLGGCGQTGLPLDTAETLDMASHTWLALEPLPTARAGGAAVVLGKQVLVVGGVDEVQSPVAAVEAYLVDEGRWERRATLPQAAMGVATVERDGLVYALGGMGPDTAPQAQVRVYEPRRDCWLSLPSMPTPCYGASTFLHGNKIYVLGGRQGKLPVTAFESFDLETHTWTRHPSLPSRRAFAGSAMAEGNVFSLGGLQQPGPHNFYSRPHFVNTVEMFDLEHGSWTKLPRSFRMRDKRADFVVGSLGGHIVAIGGLGNQPCPLGSVESFSLARRRWEALPAMPTARCSCSSLRAGPRLFVIGGVAQGPSQAVEALCLWDGV
- the C21H3orf84 gene encoding uncharacterized protein C3orf84 homolog, with amino-acid sequence MQSALIGSWHNSGFYGHYRGQFKSESAREYRLAAKPQPPAAFLQRCQEPVQQHFFSKHDNRTSFDKGPYCLLQGIGRQKDLQRLWQRHTFLRWAPCELELSRQRPLESSYQSDFRTTPEPCKQPQRLVHFVQVRPPHVSTTYQQNFCQPSQGGHCGSPKVGTQASVTDTLPDLPGVPRRRLLQHYIHAGVSECLDWSRTLKDY